TTCCAGTCATCCAAGAGGATGAAAGATATGCATTGCTGGATATTCCATGATGATGGTATTGAATTGTTGTGTGTAATTTAGCATTATTCTTAGAGAATAACTCAAAAATAATGAACAAAATAATGATTTCAATGTCAACGTCAAAACATCCTATTTTGGATTAAAATTAAATATTAAATTTTGAATAACATATAAGCATCAGCACATTGACAAAGCCATGAAGCCCTCACAGCAAATATACGGATCAAAATCCCTTTCAATAATTATGCTTTTGAATTTTGCTTTACTGTCAGTGGTATGGCTTGTTGCTGTGCTGCAGACAATGATATGACCAGCAGTAAAGGACATTTGACTTGTGTTAAGCGCCCTCCAGTGTTGAAGAAGAGTCAAGACACCCAGAATAGCATATCAAATGCACTGACAAGTGCCACCAATTTGACAAGCTTAGCATCATTTAGTGAGGACACAACCCCCAGGGAAGTATCAAGGATCCATTAAACTATCATGCAAGTTAAGTAGAAGATTAAACAGTAGGTCAATTATAAAGTAAGTCAATCTTAAACTGACCTTGTGGCAATGGCATGGCTTGCTTGTGTTGACAGCTAGTCCTGTACTGTTATTAATGAGGTCTAACACCTTCAACTAAAAATAACGAGGCCACGACATGACAGGATGATAGGTGTCTGATACAACCCACCCACGGAGGAGCACAGTACATGCACTGAAGATTTCCTGTGTAGTTTGATATAGCACTGAGCACCACCCACTCACGCGACAGAGCTCACAAAGAAATTTCCATGGCCATGACACCAAGCTCATATGAAGGTGTGGGGGGGAAACAGACAATGCATTTGTTTAGTGCTCATGTTTATTAGCCTACTGTGTAATAATTAGCTGACTTTGTTTTGGTGGATTTGTGGATCCAGCGAGTGTTCTTCAGAAACGCAAGTACTTTTTTCTTTAAACATATTTTATCTTTCACCAACACAGTTTACTTGATTTAGTCATAGTTAAGAATTGTAGCCTATAGTCACAGAATACACACGGTGTTCATAAGTTGAAAAATATCTTGATAGTTTCAATTCGATGGCTAAAATGTAAATCGGATAAAGAAATTCAAACAGCAACTTTTTACAATGGAAGCTATGATTGTATTGGTGAACTACGGCATGATAAGTCAAGCAAAAGAAGGATAGGATGAGAAATATCTTCTGTAAAACATCAACAGTGATAATATCTGACTGTGAACACTTTCACCATAGGTTCCATAATCAGCAAAGGAAAGCAGAAGTAAACTCTCCCACTGGCTCTGTCACCTACAAGCTCATTTTTATTATCCAACCTGAAACAATGAATACATCTGTTGGAGATTTCCCTGGCAACTGCAGTACCCCAGCAGACTACCAGTTCTACCTCTTCCCAGCCGTCTACAGTCTGGTGATGGCACTGGGCCTGCCAGGAAACGTGGGAGCCCTCTACATGTTCATCTTCAAGATCACTCCCCGCACCTCATCTAACGTGTACGTGATCAACCTGGCCCTAGCCGATACCGCCATCCTCTGCACCCTGCCCTTCAAGATCCACTACTTCCTCAACAGAAACGACTGGGTATTCGGAGACATGGCTTGCCGCATTACAGGAACACTGTTCTTCGCCAACATCTACATCAGCATCGCCTTCATGACCTGTATCTGTGTGGATCGATACACGGCCGTCGCTCATCCTCACATCTATCTGAGGCTCCGGAACTCGTGTTATACTGTAGTGGTGAGCGTGGCGGTGTGGGTGGTGGCGGGGGTGGCTGTTCTGTCCTTCATCCGAGTGGGACCTCTGGACAGCAAACCTGGCGGAGGTCGCCCCCAGCGCCGTAGCTGCTTTGAGAACTTTTCAAAGCACGAGTGGGACAGGCGTGTGGCGCCGTACAGCTTATTCAGTCTCGTCTTCGGCTCGCTACTGCCCTCTGTGGTCATCCTGGTGTGTTACCCTCTGGTGGCACGGCGCATCGCTCTCATCCGGACCAACACGGCCCGCGGAGCCCTGAGGGTCATCTACACCATCCTGGCTATCACCCTGCTCTGCTTCCTGCCGTACCATGTGGTTCACTTCCTGCACCTGCTCCGCCGTCAAGGGGCCATCCATCACTGTCCCCATGCCAATGCCATCTACAATGCCCGGCAGGTGACCCTGGCTCTGGTCAGCCTCAACAGCTGTCTGGACCCCCTGCTCTACTACTTCACCACTAGTCGCTGTAAGTGGAGTCCCTCCATGGCCAGGTTCAGATGGATTTGGGCCAGGAGGAATAGGGGACTCTATACCATTGCTGTGGGACAGTGAATGGTTTGGATAAACTAGCTCCAACTGTATTCAATCAGCTAATGTAATTGTATGCTTTTTATATTCTACTCACAAACTCTGAAGCTAATTGATGAAGCAATTTTTTGCCATCGTAAACCACCAACCTTTgcatacatgtacagttgaagttggacggttacatacaccttggccaaatacatttaaactcagtttttcacaattcatgacatttaatcctagtagaattctctgtcttaggtcagttaggatcaccactttattttaagaatgtgaactgtcagaataatagtagagagaatgatttatttcagattttctttcatcacattcccagtgggtcagacgtttacatgcactcaattaattcctcttgacagagctggtgtaactgaggcaggtttgtagacctccttgctcgcactcgctttttcagttctgccaacaaattttctataggattgaggtcagtgctttgtgatggccactccaataccgtgttcttcggcttgcaagcctccccctttttcctccaaacataacgatggtcattatggccaaacagttatatttttgtttcatcagaacagaggacatttctcca
This window of the Oncorhynchus clarkii lewisi isolate Uvic-CL-2024 chromosome 16, UVic_Ocla_1.0, whole genome shotgun sequence genome carries:
- the LOC139367623 gene encoding lysophosphatidic acid receptor 6-like — translated: MRNIFCKTSTVIISDCEHFHHRFHNQQRKAEVNSPTGSVTYKLIFIIQPETMNTSVGDFPGNCSTPADYQFYLFPAVYSLVMALGLPGNVGALYMFIFKITPRTSSNVYVINLALADTAILCTLPFKIHYFLNRNDWVFGDMACRITGTLFFANIYISIAFMTCICVDRYTAVAHPHIYLRLRNSCYTVVVSVAVWVVAGVAVLSFIRVGPLDSKPGGGRPQRRSCFENFSKHEWDRRVAPYSLFSLVFGSLLPSVVILVCYPLVARRIALIRTNTARGALRVIYTILAITLLCFLPYHVVHFLHLLRRQGAIHHCPHANAIYNARQVTLALVSLNSCLDPLLYYFTTSRCKWSPSMARFRWIWARRNRGLYTIAVGQ